In the Syntrophus aciditrophicus SB genome, AATTGGAATCGCTTACGACATTCTGCGCGCCCTGGATATTCGCAGAGTAGGGCCGGATATCATTTCCTGTCCCACCTGCGGACGCTGTGAGATCGATCTTTTTGGCCTGGTTGAGCAGGTCGAGCACTCCTTGTCCGGAATGAAAGATTACATGAAGATAGCCCTCATGGGATGTGTCGTGAACGGTCCAGGCGAGGCGGCTGAAGCTGATGTCGGCATTGCGGGCGGCAGGGGAATGGGCCTGCTTTTCAAAAAGGGGCAGGTGATCCGTAAGATAAGAGAGGAAGAATTTGTCAAGGCTTTGCTTCAGGAAATACAGGAGATGACAGGGGAATAACTCGTATATTGAAGTGAGCGCCGGGATCGGCAGGGTGTGTGCCCAACCCGAGCGGCTCGCTGTTTTTATCATTTATTAAAAATCAAGGAGGCCAAATGCGATATTCGGAAATGTTCCTGCCTACAGAACGGGAAATACCTTCAGATGCAGAGGTTGTCAGTCACCAGCTCATGCTCAGGGCGGGGATGATCAGAAAATTGTCAGCAGGAATATACTCCTATCTTCCACTTGGTTACCGGGTTCTTCGCAAGGTGGAACAGATTATCAGAGAGGAAATGAACCGGGCGGGCGCTCAGGAAGTATATCTGCCTATGGTTCAGCCGGCGGAACTCTGGCAGGAGTCGGGACGCTGGGAACATTATGGAAAGGAACTTCTGCGCTTCCGGGATCGGCATGATCGGGAGTATTGTCTGGGTCCCACTCATGAAGAAGTCATTACGGATCTGGTCCGTCATGAAATCAAGACGTACCGGCAGCTTCCCAAAAACCTTTACCAGATCCAGACCAAATTCCGGGATGAGATTCGTCCCCGTTTCGGAGTGATGCGCGGTCGGGAATTCGGAATGAAAGACGCGTACAGTTTCGATGCCGATGAAGAAGGAGCAGAAATCAGCTATCAGAAGATGTTTGAAGCCTATAAACGAATCTTCGCCCGCTGCGGTCTTCGCTTTCGTCCAGTCGAAGCGGATTCGGGGACGATTGGAGGAAGCTTTTCCCACGAATTCATGGTGATGGCCGATTCAGGCGAAGACGGACTGGTATTCTGCGCAACATGCTCTTATGCGGCCAACCTGGAAAAGGCAGAGGTCCATCCTCCAGAAAAGATGGAAATCTCCAATGATGAAATGCTGCTGCTGACGGAGGTTCATACGCCCAATGCGCGGACAATTGACGAAGTCTGTGCGTTTCTTAATGTGACGCCGCAGGAGATTGTCAAGACGCTGATTTTCAATGCAGACGGAAATCCTGTAGCTGTTCTGGTTCGCGGAGATGAAGAGGTCAACGAGATCAAGGTCAAGAATTATCTCAAATGCCAGGAGCTTGAACTGGCCATGGATGACATGATTCAGGACGTCACGGGCGCCCCGCGCGGGTTTGCCGGGGCCATCGGCATAAAAAAGGCCAGAATTCTGGCGGATTATTCGCTGCTGAACATGAAAAACGTCGTCATGGGCGCCAACAAAGAAGACTATCACCTGCGGAATGTCAACGAAGGCCGAGATTTCCAGATATCGGCTTTTGCGGATCTGAAGGTTGCCAGGGAAACGGATTCCTGCCCACGCTGCCAGGGGGCGCTTAAATTCGCCAGGGGAATCGAAGTCGGACATGTATTCAAACTGGGAACAAAATACAGCAAGGCCATGGGGGCTTCCTATCTGGATAAAAATGGAAAAGAGCAGATCATGATCATGGGTTGTTACGGGATTGGCACCGGCCGGACCGTGGCGGCCTGCATTGAACAGAACCACGACGAGAACGGCATTGTCTGGCCGATGCCGATCTCCCCTTATCAGGTGATCATCACACCGGTAAACATGAATGATAAGGCCCTCGCCGAGACAGCGGAACGTCTCTATGAAAGTCTGGCCGGCAAGGGCGCGGAAGTGCTTCTCGATGACCGGGACGAACGGGCCGGCGTCAAATTCAAGGATGCAGACCTCATCGGAATACCGATCCGAGTGACGGTCGGGCCCAAAAAACTGGCCGAAGGTAAAGTGGAGGTTCGTTTGCGGGATACAGGCGAGACATCCGATGTCCAGGTGGATTCCGTTGAAAAGATGATCCTTCGCGTCATTGAAGGAAAAATGAGCGAATCATATTTAATCTTTTGAATGTATTGTGAATATCAGAAATATTCGATTCCATACATTCCCATACATCAACAATTGATTGTTATATTATGTATCATTGGCAAAACCGGCTTCATCAGCAATAAAGAAGGGGCTTCATGCTCAGGATTACAGATATCCTCGATAAAACACAGGAATATCTTACTCCCATAGAACAGGAGTTGATTGAAAAGGCCTATATCTTTTCGGCATCCGTCCATCAGGGGCAGGTGCGTCTCTCCGGCGAGCCCTATATGACCCATCCCATGGAGGTTGCAGGCATTCTGTCTGACATGGAACTTGATGCGGCGACTATAGCAACGGGACTTCTGCACGACACCGTGGAAGACACCCTGACAACTCTTGAACAGATCGAAGAGCTCTTTGGGAAAGATGTCGCGTTCCTTGTCGACGGACTGACAAAGATCAGCAAGATTACCTTCAGCAGTCAGGAAGAACGTCAGGCGGAAAATTTTCGCAAGATGATTCTGGCCATGTCAGCGGATATTAGAATTCTCCTTGTGCGTCTGGCGGATCGTATCCACAACATGAGAACCCTCGAGTTTCATACACCTGAAAGACAGAAGTATATAGCAAAAGAAACCATGGAGTTATATGCACCTTTGGCCAATCGTCTGGGCATCTATCGAATGCAGGTTGAACTTGAAGACATTGCGTTCCGTTACCTGGATTACGAATCATACGCAAATCTGTCTCGGCGCATTGCGTTGAAGCGGGAAAAAAGAGATGAGTATACCGAGGAAGTCAAAAGCATAATTCAGGCAAAACTCGATGAGTACGGCATGAAAGGCGTCGTTGAAGGAAGGGCAAAGCATTTCTGGAGTATTCACAAGAAGATGCATGAGCAGAAAATCAATTTTGACGAGGTTTATGATTTGACTGCCTTCCGCATCATTCTGGATTCCGACAAGGAAAAAGATTGTTACGAAGCCCTCAGCATCGTTCATTCTCTGTGGATCCCGGTACCCAGAAGGTTTAAGGATTATATCGCCATGCCGAAGGCGAACAACTATCGTTCACTTCATACGACCGTCATCGGCCCCTATGGCCAGCGGGTGGAAGTCCAAATCCGAACGAGGGAAATGCATGAGTGGGCGGAGGAGGGGATCGCCGCTCATTGGCGATATAAGGAAAAACGATCGCTTCCAGGGGATGACGAGGAACAGATTCGAAAACTTCGCGAGTTGCTGGAAGTTCAGCAGGAGTTGAAGAACCCTCGTGAGTTCATGTCAAATCTCAAACTGGCGTTGTTTCCGGATGAAGTTTATGTTTTTACGCCTGGGGGAGATGTCAGGTCATTCCCCAAAGGGGCCACGCCGATTGATTTTGCCTACAGCATCCATACCGATGTGGGACACCAGTGCATCGGTGCGAAGGTCAATCGGAGTATCGTTCCCCTTAAATATGAACTTAAAAATGGAGATATCGTTGAGATTATCACTCAGGCTGGCCATCATCCCAGCAAAGACTGGCTGAAGCACACGGTAACCTCCAGGGCAAGATCGAAAATCAAGAACTGGGTCAAGGCGGAAGAAAGCAAAAAAAGCATCTCCCTTGGAAAGGATCTTCTGGAAAAAGAGTTCAGAAAACATTCACTTAAATTCAGCTCGATCGTCAAATCTGATGAAATCCGCGATCTCTATAATGAATTATCTGTCAATTCACTGGATGATCTTCTGGCCCTTGTGGGATACGGCCGAGTTTCCGCGAAACGGATCGTTAATTATTTTGTCCACGAAGAGATCGGTGTCAGTGAAAAACCTCCTGACGAAACCATATCCAGGAAAGGTAAAAGAGACGCCTCTCAAGGGATTTCCATAACCGGTATTGAAGATATCATGGTGCGGTTTGCCAAATGCTGTGACCCGATCCCCGGTGATGAGATCGTCGGGTACATATCGAGAGGGCGAGGCGTAGCCATTCATACCGTTGATTGTGAACGGTTGCAGGAACTGGATTCAGAACGGATCATCGATGTCTCCTGGAGTGCAAAAGCCAGTCAGACCTACTCCGTAAATATGGTCGTCACCTGTAAGGACCAGAAAGGTATTCTGGCGGAAATCAGTTCAGCCATTTCATCACTGGATGTCAATATCAGCTCGGCGAGGGTTGAAACCCGAAAGGATGGTCGAGTCATTTGTTTTTTCCGGATCGATGTGACCGGGTTGAGACAGTTGAATGCCCTCACTTCAGCAATCAAACAGCTCAAAGATGTCATTTCTGTGGAGAGGGTTCATCAGACTAAAGAGCAACCCCGGCCATCCGATTAATGTCCCCCACTTATTTATTGACAGGTGTTCGTTTTTTGCTGTATGAGAGGCACACCTCATTGAGCATGATACAGGGAAGACAATCCGGCATATGGTAAATTCGACTTGCAAAAATAAAAGAGCATTCTGTGCGGTTATTCTTCTGTTCGTTTTTTCCCTCCTGCCGTTATCCATCTCACCGGCATACGGAGGTCTGTTTGTGATGATTGATCCCTCCCATGGTGGTCCAGACCGGGGCGTCAAATTTTCTGATGAATTCTATGAAAAAGATGTGACCCTTGCCATTGCCCTGATGATTCAAAAGGAACTCGCGTCGACACCGGCAATCCGTGTTCAGCTTACTCGAGACACAGACAGGGAACTGAATATTCAGGAAAGAGAACAGATCGTTCGCAGGGCGGCTCCTGATGTGTTTATCAGCCTCCACATCAACGCGGGATTTGGGAAAAAGGCATCGGGTTTTGAAATTTATTTTCCCGGATTCAAAGGACAGACGCAGGGCGACTCAGGGGATTCTTCCGTAATCCTGAAAGATATGCAACGGAATAAATACCTTAATGACAGTGTCCGTCTTGCCTATATCCTGCAGAAGAATCTGGAACAGGTGTTTCCGCGGAAGGGCAGGGGGCTCCGAGAAGCACCAGTTCCCATAATTGAAGGCATAGCCAAACCGGCACTGGTTATTGAGCTGGGTTTCGTTTCCAATCCGGAGGACCGGAAAAAGATCACTGAAAGGGATATCCAATCTTCTATTGCCGACGCGATCAGCAGGAGCATAAAAGAACTTTACTGATCACGGGTCTTTTTTTCAGCGTCTCATTCGTAACTTTTATACAGGGGCATCGGAATATTGAGGAAAAATCGTCGTCATGAGGATGAACTTCGGGAAGTGAAAATCACCCGGAATTATTTGAAGCACCCCCAGGGGTCAGTCCTCATTGAAGTCGGGGATACAAAGGTAATCTGTACAGCGGCATTGGAAGCAAAGGTCCCGCCCTTTCTGAGAAATTCAGGAAAAGGTTGGTTGACAGCTGAATATGCGATGCTTCCCATGGCTACCCAGGAACGAAACCAGAGGGAATCTGTGCGGGGCCATATCGGGGGAAGAACTCATGAAATCCAGAGGCTGATTGGCAGATCCCTTCGAGCAGTAACCGATCTGGACAGTTTGGGCGAGAATACCGTCTACATTGACTGTGACGTCATTCAAGCTGATGGGGGAACAAGAACAGCGTCCATCACAGGAAGTTTTGTGGCCTTGGTTGATCTTTTCCGAAAAATGAAGGAAAAGGGCATCTGCGAGACCATGCCGATACGGGATTACGTGTCCGCAGTAAGTGTGGGCGTCGTTGACGGTCAACTCCTGCTTGATTTGGAATACGAAGAGGATTCGCGTGCGGACGTGGATATGAATGTGGTCATGACGGGCGCAGGCGAATTTATTGAAGTGCAGGGAACGGCGGAAAGGGTTCCTTTCGGGCGGGACAGACTGACCGCAATGGTCGAACTGGCTGGAAGAGGAATCAGAAAGTTGACGGAAGTTCAGAGAGAGATCCTGGGAGGACAGATCTGAGAAAAAAAGTCGTTTTCGCATCCCGCAATGAAGGAAAGATCGGGGAAGTACGTGCAATCCTTGAAGGTCTTGATATCGATCTGGTTTCATTGGCAGAGTATGACCATGTCCCAGAGGTCATTGAGGATGGGTCTTCTTTTTTTGAAAATGCTCTGAAGAAAGCAAAAACGATTTCCGAATTTACGGGTGAAACAGCACTGGCTGACGATTCCGGTCTGGAAATCGCTGCCTTGAATGGTCAACCTGGAATTTACTCCTCCCGTTTTGCCGGTGAAGATGCCGACGATGATCGTAACATTGATAAAGTTTTGGATTTATTGGCAAATACTCCCTTGAAGAATAGGACCGCAGCTTTCCGGTGCTCGATAGTTTTGTATTCTCCTGAAGGAAGCTATGAAGCTTTTGAGGGTCGATGGGACGGTCTGATCAGCGAAGCCCGCCAGGGAAGCGGCGGATTCGGTTACGATCCGATATTTTATGTCCCGGAATTCAAAAAAACCGTAGCACAGTTGACGTCACAGGAAAAGAATCGCTTGAGTCACCGGGCAAAAGCCCTTTTCGCACTGAAGGAGAGCTTGCGGACTCGATTGGAACTGAATAAAAGAAGTTTGTAAATCATCCGGGGCGTAGCGCAGCCTGGTAGCGCGCCTGCTTTGGGAGCAGGATGTCGCAGGTTCAAATCCTGCCGCCCCGACCAGTAAAAAAGAAAGGGCTGACGAGAATCGTCAACCCTTTCTTTTTTCCCGCAATGTTTGGTGTCCTGCCTCATCAGGAAATGGACTTTCAGGAAGTTTTTGATATATAGTGATTTTGTGTTCAGGTTAAGTTCAGTACAGAACACTCTCTTTTTTTGATTTCCCAGTCTTCTTAAATTTGTATGGAGAGAAAGGGAAAGATTGGACAGAAGAGGCTTTGAACTTTTGGAAAAAGGAGGTCGAAAATTGAATATCGAAAAATTGTTTTCAATAAAAATCATGGAGGGACGGATCAAGGTTACACCATCGGAAGAGCTGTTATCGATGTCAAGGGATCAACAGATAACTACCCTTGAAAGCGAATTGCGAAAGTATGAATCTAAACTGCAGAACATCAGCAGGCCGCCGGAAGAAAATGAATTCAGCGAAAAGGAGGCCGATAGAAACTCAGATATATATGAAGTTGAATTTATAACTGTTATACTCAAAAACATGATAAAGCAATTCCGGGAATCACATTGGGAGCATCTTAAATTATAAAGATAATAGCGTGTTTCATTGAGTCAATAGAAACTGCTTCCACGAGTCAGTTTGTTCCATCGTTTTACACGGTTTAATTTAGCTGTATCTACCTCCGTTTTTTTTATTATTTCGTTTGAGTCTCCAGATATCTTTTGCCTTTTTCCCACATGCGCATTTTTTGAGTGTTTCTTGAAGTATGCAATGATTCTTTGTTGTCATATTTTGTTTTAAAATTTGTTTTTGACGCATCGAACTATACAATTATTTGGATATTCAAAAAGCAAAAGGACTTAAGCCAGATTGACCAAGTCCTTTATCTTATTGGTGAGCCCTGTCGGGATCGAACCGACAACCTACTGATTAAGAGTCAGTTGCTCTACCAGCTGAGCTAAGGGCCCACTTATTTAATAACGCACAAACTAAGATAATCCAGTTATCAGCAACCGGATTTCTCTTGGAGGCTAAGCTATATATAGATAAAAATTCATGTTGTCAACAAAATATTTCGATACAGAAAAATGGAAAAGTATCATTAATACTGCATTCATGACAACATTAAAATCCTTCGGAGAAAATGCTTGAAGGCTGTTTTCATTATTGATAACATGCACCCCCATTAAACTGGGAAGGACGGAAGCGTGAGGGCGGTTGTTCAACGAGTCGATAAAGCCATTGTTAAAGTAAATGATCGGATTGTTTCCGATATTTCAAAGGGGATGCTTGTTTTCCTCGGCATCGAGAAGGGGGATGACTTCTCCGATGCGGATTTCCTTCTGGAGAAAGTGATTAATTTAAGAATCTTCGAAGATGAAGAGGGAAAGATGAACCGTTCTTTGTCAGACATTTCCGGGGAAATGCTTGTCGTTTCGCAATTTACACTTCTTGGAGATTGCCGAAAGGGCAGGCGGCCATCCTTTACATCCGCGGAAGACCCGGAACGGTCAAATATTCTTTATTCGCATTTCATTAATCAGGCATCGGAACGGATCCCTGTGGTCAAGTCAGGAATATTTCAGGCGATGATGAAGGTCAGTCTGGTCAATGACGGACCGGTAACAATGCTTCTTGACAGTAAAAGGCTTTTTTAAGAAAGAGAGGCTTTTATGACTGAGGATTTAAAAAATGAAATCCCTTCGATAGATATCAGGATAGACAAAGACGGTGTCTGGTACTACAAAGGAAACGAAATGATCCGAAAGGACATTCTGGAGTTGTTCTTTCAGAGTCTGGATATTGACCAGCAGGGAAGATATCTGATCAAGAAAGACCAAGAGACTTTTTATATTGAGGTTGAGGATGTTCCTTTCACGGTCATATCCATAGAACCTGCATCCAATGAAAAAGAGGGAGCCATGAGTTTCAATATCCTTCTTTCTGATCAGAGCGTCGAAAAACTGGATCCGACCACGTTGCGTCAGGGAGAGGAAAACGTTCTTTATTGCTCAATTAAAAACAAACGCTTCGAAGCCCGTTTTACAAGAAAAAGTTATTACCAGCTTGCAGAATATATTCAATATGATAGAGAAAACGATCGTTATTTCATAACCATCAATGACAGTCGTTACAACATTTCATCGAAGTAATACCAAAACCAGTAATGCGTGATGTCTGTGGCGGCTCTATTATTTTTAAAAAAGACGACGAGAGCCGACTGCCATAGTTTATTTTTTCAAATTTGAGCTGCTCAGAAGGGGCTGGAGCCATGAGTCGCTTTTCCTTCCCGGAGGTTTAATATGTTAGATGATCATGTAAGACAAGCATTCACATTTGATGATTTACTGCTTTTACCGTCGGAATCACAAATACTCCCTCGTGATGCAGACCTTTCGACGTGGCTTACGAATCGGATAGCCCTGAAAATACCAATCGTTGCGGCTGCAATGGATACGGTCACAGAGTCTGCCACAGCCATTTGCCTCGCCCGCGAGGGGGGGATCGGTATTATTCACCGCAATATGAGCATTGAAAGGCAGGTCCTTGAAGTCGACAAGGTTAAAAAGTCGGAGAGCGGAATGATTGTCGATCCGATTACCATCGAACCCGAACAGAAAGTCAGTGAAGCCCTTGATTTGATGCATCGCTACAAAATATCCGGTGTCCCCGTGGTTAAAAATAAAAAACTTGTGGGTATTCTGACAAACCGTGATCTGCGCTTCGAAGAGAATCTGCATCAGCCGGTATCAAACGTCATGACCAGGGAAAATCTGGTGACGGTGTCCGCCAACATCTCTCTGGAAGAATCCAAAAGACTGCTTCATAAACATCGGATTGAAAAACTTCTGGTGGTTGATGAATCCTATAACCTGAAAGGCTTGATAACGATCAAGGATATTGAAAAGATCAAAAAATATCCCAATGCCTGTAAAGATTCCCTCGGACGGCTGCGAGCGGGGGCAGCCGTAGGAATCCTGGACCGGGAAGCACGGGTTGACGCCCTGTTGAATGCTGGTGTGGATGTGATTGTAATCGATACCTCTCATGGTCACTCAAAAGGTGTTCTCGACGCAGTGAGGGATACAAAGAGCAATTTCCCCAATTGTGAACTGGTCGCGGGCAATGTAGCCACCGCAGAGGGAGCGCAGGCCCTGATCGACGCGGGTGTCGATGCCGTGAAGGTTGGCGTGGGACCCGGATCCATCTGCACGACGCGCATCATCGCCGGTGTAGGGGTTCCTCAAATCACCGCAATCGCGGACGCATACAGGGTATGTGCCCGCAATAATATCCCGGTTATCGCCGATGGTGGGATAAAATTCTCCGGAGACATCGTTAAAGCGCTCGCCGCGGGAGCCCATTCCGTCATGATCGGCGGTCTTTTCGCGGGAACCGAAGAAAGTCCCGGAGAAACCATCCTGTTTCAGGGGAGAAGTTATAAGGTCTATCGCGGCATGGGATCGCTTGAAGCCATGAAAATGGGCAGTCGGGATCGTTATTACCAGGACGATATAGAAAGCAACCTGAAGCTCGTTCCTGAAGGCATAGAGGGCAGGGTGCCTTTTCGAGGCTCATTGTCCGCAAGTATCCACCAATTGAAAGGCGGAGTCCTGGCCGGCATGGGTTATGTGGGATGCCGGACAATAAAGGAACTGAGGGAGAAAGCGCGCTTCACAAAGATTACATCGGCAGGCCTTCGGGAAAGCCATGTCCATGACGTGATCATTACAAAGGAAGCACCTAATTACTGGCTTGATTGAAAACCAGAACTTTGAAAGTAACATCCGATGAAAATTGAAACGTTTGTTCACCTCCATGTCCATACGCAGTACAGTCTGCTTGACGGCACCATCCGGATCAAGGATCTGATCTCGAAGGCTAAAGAATTCGGAATGCAGGCCGTCGCGATGACGGATCATGGAAATATGTTCGGTACGATTGATTTTTATCAGGCGGCATGCAAAGAAGGAATCAAGCCGATTATCGGTTGCGAACTTTATGTGGCCCCAAAAACCCGTTTCGAAAAAACAGGCGGCAGCATCGGCGATACAGCACGTCACCTTCTCGTATTGGCCAAGGATTATCAGGGCTACCAGAATCTGATGAAATTGTCCTCCCTTGGTTATCTGGATGGATTTTACTACCGTCCCCGGGTAGACAAAGAACTATTAAAGAAATATCACAAAGGACTCATTGCTCTAAGTGCCTGTCTGAATGGGGAGATTGCTAATTATATATTAAAGGATAAGTTTAAGGATGCCTTATTAGCTGCTGAGAATTACAGGCAGATATTTGGTGAGCACAATTTTTATCTGGAGATCATGGAGAACGGCTTGCCCGAACAGAAAACCGCAAACGAAGGATTGCTGGAAATCTCCAGACAGCTTTCGATACCCGTGGCTGCCACCAATGACTGCCATTACCTTAATCGGGAAGACGCAGAATCCCATGAAGTTTTGTTATGTATCCAGACAGGGAAGACACTGGATGACTCCGACCGGATGAGATTTTCAACTGATGCTTTTTATTTCCGGTCGCCGGATGATATGAAGCAGTTGTTTAACTATTGTCCGGAAGCAGTAGAGAATACAAAGGAAATAGCTGATAGATGCAACTTGTCTTTTGAGTTCGGTAAATTTTATCTTCCAAAGTTCGAAGTGAGCAGCGATGAAACTCTGGAAGATCGCCTGGAAAAAGTGGCGATTCAGGGTCTTGCGGAACGAATGCCCCCAATTGTTGACGAAAGAGGGGAGGAAGTCAGGGGAATATACGAAAAGAGACTGGCTGACGAACTGAAGATTATCAAATCTATGGGTTTCGCCGGTTACTTCCTGATTGTTTCCGATTTCGTTTCCTACGCGAAAAGGATGAACATCCCCGTCGGTCCCGGACGTGGTTCAGCAGCCGGCAGTCTTGTTGCTTACGCCTTAACTATTACCGACATCGATCCAATTCGCTACGACCTTTTTTTCGAACGATTTCTGAACCCTGACCGAATCAGCATGCCTGATATCGATATTGATTTCTGCCCCGAGGGGCGCGGCGATATTATTCGCTATGTGACGGAAAAGTATGGAGAAGACAAAGTCTCTCAGATCATCACCTTCGGTAAAATGCAGGCCCGTGCAGTCATTCGTGACGTGGGAAGGGCGCTGAACATTCCTTATGGTGAAGTGGATTCCATTGCCAAACTCGTGCCCAACATACTGAATATATCTCTCGATGATGCTATGGAGATGGAGCCTCGCCTTCAGGAGGCTGCTAAGCGCGATGAAAAAATTCGGAAACTGTTGAAGCTTTCAAAATCACTGGAAGGATTAAACCGCCATGCCTCTGTGCATGCGGCCGGAGTCGTGATCTCGGATGTGCCGCTTGTGGAAAGAGTTCCGCTTTATAAAAGCCCGAAAGATGATGTGACGACGCAGTTTTCCATGAATGATCTGTCAACCGTGGGTTTGACCAAGTTCGATTTTCTGGGCCTGAAAACGCTCACAGTTATAAAAAACGCGCTTTCGTTCATTAAGGAGGGTCTTGGAACAGATCTTGACTTGAAAAATCTGCCACTGAATGATGCCGATACCTTCAAACTGCTCAGCAAGGGCGAAACAGATGGAGTTTTTCAACTTGAAAGTGACGGAATGAAGGAAATTCTCGTCCGTATGAAACCGGATTGCATCGAAGATCTGATTGCATTGATCGCCCTTTACCGTCCCGGTCCCATGAATATGATTCCTGAATTTATCGCCAGGAAACAAGGGAAAACCCCGATCATCTACGAAATTGACCAGTTGGAAGGCATACTGAAAGAAACATACGGCGTTATTCTTTATCAGGAACAGGTCATGCAGATCGCAAGTGTTATTGCTCAATATTCGATGTCTGAAGCGGACACGCTCCGTAAGGTGATGGGCAAAAAAGACACGGCCAAGATGGAGACGGAACGCCCCAAATTTATGGAGGGGGCAAAGGCCAACGGCATTCCGGAGCAGAAAACCAGGAAGATCTGGGAGCAAATGGAAACCTTTGCTTCCTACGGGTTCAATAAGTCGCACAGCACGGCCTATGCTATGGTTACTTATCAGACCGCCTATCTCAAGGCGCACTACCCCGTTGAATTTATGGCTGCGCTGCTGACCAGTGAAAAAGACAACAGGGACAAAATCATCAAATATATTCATGTCTGCAAGGAAATGGGGATTGCGATTCTTCCTCCGGATATTAATGAATCTCAGCGGGATTTCAGCGTAGCTGGAAACCGCATTCGCTTCGGGCTCGCGGCCATCAAAAATGTTGGACTGGGTGCGATCGATGCCATGA is a window encoding:
- a CDS encoding proline--tRNA ligase is translated as MRYSEMFLPTEREIPSDAEVVSHQLMLRAGMIRKLSAGIYSYLPLGYRVLRKVEQIIREEMNRAGAQEVYLPMVQPAELWQESGRWEHYGKELLRFRDRHDREYCLGPTHEEVITDLVRHEIKTYRQLPKNLYQIQTKFRDEIRPRFGVMRGREFGMKDAYSFDADEEGAEISYQKMFEAYKRIFARCGLRFRPVEADSGTIGGSFSHEFMVMADSGEDGLVFCATCSYAANLEKAEVHPPEKMEISNDEMLLLTEVHTPNARTIDEVCAFLNVTPQEIVKTLIFNADGNPVAVLVRGDEEVNEIKVKNYLKCQELELAMDDMIQDVTGAPRGFAGAIGIKKARILADYSLLNMKNVVMGANKEDYHLRNVNEGRDFQISAFADLKVARETDSCPRCQGALKFARGIEVGHVFKLGTKYSKAMGASYLDKNGKEQIMIMGCYGIGTGRTVAACIEQNHDENGIVWPMPISPYQVIITPVNMNDKALAETAERLYESLAGKGAEVLLDDRDERAGVKFKDADLIGIPIRVTVGPKKLAEGKVEVRLRDTGETSDVQVDSVEKMILRVIEGKMSESYLIF
- a CDS encoding RelA/SpoT family protein, producing the protein MLRITDILDKTQEYLTPIEQELIEKAYIFSASVHQGQVRLSGEPYMTHPMEVAGILSDMELDAATIATGLLHDTVEDTLTTLEQIEELFGKDVAFLVDGLTKISKITFSSQEERQAENFRKMILAMSADIRILLVRLADRIHNMRTLEFHTPERQKYIAKETMELYAPLANRLGIYRMQVELEDIAFRYLDYESYANLSRRIALKREKRDEYTEEVKSIIQAKLDEYGMKGVVEGRAKHFWSIHKKMHEQKINFDEVYDLTAFRIILDSDKEKDCYEALSIVHSLWIPVPRRFKDYIAMPKANNYRSLHTTVIGPYGQRVEVQIRTREMHEWAEEGIAAHWRYKEKRSLPGDDEEQIRKLRELLEVQQELKNPREFMSNLKLALFPDEVYVFTPGGDVRSFPKGATPIDFAYSIHTDVGHQCIGAKVNRSIVPLKYELKNGDIVEIITQAGHHPSKDWLKHTVTSRARSKIKNWVKAEESKKSISLGKDLLEKEFRKHSLKFSSIVKSDEIRDLYNELSVNSLDDLLALVGYGRVSAKRIVNYFVHEEIGVSEKPPDETISRKGKRDASQGISITGIEDIMVRFAKCCDPIPGDEIVGYISRGRGVAIHTVDCERLQELDSERIIDVSWSAKASQTYSVNMVVTCKDQKGILAEISSAISSLDVNISSARVETRKDGRVICFFRIDVTGLRQLNALTSAIKQLKDVISVERVHQTKEQPRPSD
- a CDS encoding N-acetylmuramoyl-L-alanine amidase, coding for MIDPSHGGPDRGVKFSDEFYEKDVTLAIALMIQKELASTPAIRVQLTRDTDRELNIQEREQIVRRAAPDVFISLHINAGFGKKASGFEIYFPGFKGQTQGDSGDSSVILKDMQRNKYLNDSVRLAYILQKNLEQVFPRKGRGLREAPVPIIEGIAKPALVIELGFVSNPEDRKKITERDIQSSIADAISRSIKELY
- the rph gene encoding ribonuclease PH; this translates as MRKNRRHEDELREVKITRNYLKHPQGSVLIEVGDTKVICTAALEAKVPPFLRNSGKGWLTAEYAMLPMATQERNQRESVRGHIGGRTHEIQRLIGRSLRAVTDLDSLGENTVYIDCDVIQADGGTRTASITGSFVALVDLFRKMKEKGICETMPIRDYVSAVSVGVVDGQLLLDLEYEEDSRADVDMNVVMTGAGEFIEVQGTAERVPFGRDRLTAMVELAGRGIRKLTEVQREILGGQI
- a CDS encoding XTP/dITP diphosphatase, which produces MRKKVVFASRNEGKIGEVRAILEGLDIDLVSLAEYDHVPEVIEDGSSFFENALKKAKTISEFTGETALADDSGLEIAALNGQPGIYSSRFAGEDADDDRNIDKVLDLLANTPLKNRTAAFRCSIVLYSPEGSYEAFEGRWDGLISEARQGSGGFGYDPIFYVPEFKKTVAQLTSQEKNRLSHRAKALFALKESLRTRLELNKRSL
- the dtd gene encoding D-aminoacyl-tRNA deacylase, which produces MRAVVQRVDKAIVKVNDRIVSDISKGMLVFLGIEKGDDFSDADFLLEKVINLRIFEDEEGKMNRSLSDISGEMLVVSQFTLLGDCRKGRRPSFTSAEDPERSNILYSHFINQASERIPVVKSGIFQAMMKVSLVNDGPVTMLLDSKRLF
- a CDS encoding DUF1285 domain-containing protein; translated protein: MTEDLKNEIPSIDIRIDKDGVWYYKGNEMIRKDILELFFQSLDIDQQGRYLIKKDQETFYIEVEDVPFTVISIEPASNEKEGAMSFNILLSDQSVEKLDPTTLRQGEENVLYCSIKNKRFEARFTRKSYYQLAEYIQYDRENDRYFITINDSRYNISSK